One window of the Ramlibacter henchirensis genome contains the following:
- a CDS encoding branched-chain amino acid ABC transporter substrate-binding protein gives MKIERRQALKSLAATLFAPALAQAQATGAPVKLALIEALSGAFANTGEAVFRNLLWAVERVNQRGGVKLPGGARPLVLERYDSKGQAEEAIASLRSAIDDGAQFILQGNSSAVAAALLDAIDKHNEREPTRRVLYLNYSAVDPALTNERCSFWHFRFDAHADMRMAALMQVLGQDKGVRSAYLIGQDYSFGQSVLREARRQLGAQRPDVRIVGDELHPLGRVKDFLPYATKIKASGADAVITGNWGNDLTLMVKAARDVGFDGKFYTFYGNALGAPAAVGEAGVGRVVAIADWLPNLPTAQSEAFYQSFRQRFPRPQDDYVHMRMQLMIEALAQAIERAGSVAAVPVATALEQANVSLSGQSGRMRAADHQFQQTLVVGVMDRQGSPGVKFDVEGSGYGFRVVRVIAPEKAELPTSCRMSRVSV, from the coding sequence TTGAAAATCGAACGCAGGCAGGCCTTGAAATCGCTGGCGGCGACGCTATTTGCTCCCGCCCTTGCGCAGGCGCAGGCCACCGGGGCGCCGGTGAAGCTGGCCCTGATCGAGGCGCTCTCGGGCGCTTTCGCCAACACCGGCGAGGCGGTGTTCCGCAACCTGCTGTGGGCGGTGGAGCGCGTCAACCAGCGCGGCGGCGTCAAGCTGCCCGGCGGAGCTCGGCCGCTGGTGCTGGAGCGATACGACAGCAAGGGCCAGGCGGAGGAAGCCATCGCTTCGCTGCGCTCGGCCATCGACGACGGGGCGCAGTTCATCCTGCAGGGCAATTCGTCGGCGGTCGCGGCGGCGCTGCTCGACGCGATCGACAAGCACAACGAGCGGGAGCCGACTCGCCGCGTGCTGTACCTCAACTATTCCGCCGTCGACCCGGCCCTGACCAACGAGCGCTGCAGTTTCTGGCACTTCCGTTTCGACGCGCATGCCGACATGCGCATGGCGGCGCTGATGCAGGTGCTGGGGCAGGACAAGGGGGTGCGCAGCGCCTACCTCATCGGGCAGGACTACAGCTTCGGCCAGTCGGTCCTGCGCGAAGCGCGGCGGCAGCTGGGGGCGCAGCGGCCGGACGTGCGCATCGTCGGCGACGAGCTGCACCCGCTCGGCCGGGTGAAGGACTTCCTGCCGTACGCCACCAAGATCAAGGCCAGCGGCGCCGACGCGGTGATCACCGGCAACTGGGGCAACGACCTCACGCTGATGGTCAAGGCGGCGCGGGACGTCGGCTTCGACGGCAAGTTCTATACGTTCTACGGCAACGCGCTGGGCGCACCCGCGGCCGTCGGCGAGGCGGGCGTGGGCCGCGTGGTGGCCATCGCCGACTGGCTGCCGAACCTGCCCACGGCGCAGAGCGAGGCCTTCTACCAATCGTTCCGCCAGCGCTTCCCGCGGCCCCAGGACGACTACGTGCACATGCGCATGCAGCTGATGATCGAGGCGCTCGCGCAGGCGATCGAGCGCGCGGGCAGCGTGGCCGCGGTGCCGGTCGCGACGGCACTGGAGCAGGCGAACGTGAGCCTCTCGGGCCAGTCGGGCCGCATGCGGGCGGCCGACCACCAGTTCCAGCAGACGCTCGTCGTCGGCGTGATGGATCGGCAAGGCTCGCCGGGCGTGAAGTTCGACGTCGAGGGGTCGGGCTACGGCTTTCGCGTGGTGCGCGTGATCGCGCCCGAAAAGGCCGAGCTGCCGACGTCGTGCAGGATGTCCCGCGTTTCAGTCTGA
- the tsaD gene encoding tRNA (adenosine(37)-N6)-threonylcarbamoyltransferase complex transferase subunit TsaD translates to MLVLGIESSCDETGVALVDAGGPGVPRLLGHALHSQVRMHEAYGGVVPELASRDHIRRVLPLTYEVLQQAGRSLQDIETVAYTRGPGLAGALLVGAGVACALGASLDKPVLGVHHLEGHLLSPFLSADPPEFPFVALLVSGGHTQLMRVEAVGDYELLGETIDDAAGEAFDKSAKLLGLGYPGGPALSRVAQQGDPKAFALPRPLLHSGDLDFSFAGLKTAVLTQARKLGDELQARKADLAASTEAAIVEVLLKKSLAALKETGLKRLVVAGGVGANRVLREQLDAACARRGVRVHYPELELCTDNGAMIAMAAAMRLAADVEKASCSYAFDVKPRWPLDELRGG, encoded by the coding sequence AGGTGCGCATGCACGAGGCGTACGGCGGCGTTGTGCCGGAGCTGGCCAGCCGCGACCACATCCGGCGCGTGCTGCCGCTGACGTATGAGGTCTTGCAGCAGGCCGGGCGCTCGCTGCAGGACATCGAGACCGTGGCCTACACGCGCGGCCCGGGCCTCGCAGGCGCGTTGCTAGTGGGCGCGGGCGTCGCTTGCGCGCTGGGCGCATCGCTGGACAAGCCAGTTCTGGGCGTGCACCACCTCGAAGGCCACCTGCTGTCGCCGTTCCTCAGCGCCGATCCGCCCGAGTTTCCCTTCGTGGCGCTGCTGGTCTCCGGCGGCCACACGCAGCTGATGCGGGTGGAGGCGGTCGGCGATTACGAACTGCTGGGCGAAACGATCGACGATGCGGCCGGCGAGGCCTTCGACAAGAGCGCCAAGCTGCTGGGCCTGGGCTACCCCGGCGGGCCGGCGCTCTCGCGCGTCGCGCAGCAGGGCGATCCCAAGGCCTTCGCGCTGCCGCGGCCGCTGCTGCACAGCGGCGACCTGGACTTCTCCTTCGCCGGATTGAAGACGGCGGTGCTCACGCAGGCGCGCAAGCTCGGGGACGAACTGCAGGCGCGCAAGGCGGACCTGGCCGCGTCGACCGAGGCGGCGATCGTGGAGGTGCTGCTGAAGAAATCGCTGGCTGCCCTGAAGGAGACCGGGCTCAAGCGGCTGGTCGTGGCCGGCGGCGTGGGCGCGAATCGCGTGCTGCGGGAGCAGCTGGATGCCGCGTGTGCCAGGCGGGGTGTGCGGGTGCACTACCCGGAGCTGGAGCTGTGCACCGACAACGGCGCGATGATCGCCATGGCCGCTGCGATGCGGCTGGCAGCGGACGTGGAAAAGGCCAGCTGCTCGTACGCGTTCGACGTTAAACCGCGCTGGCCTTTGGACGAACTTCGAGGCGGGTAG
- a CDS encoding pyridoxal phosphate-dependent aminotransferase codes for MRQAILNLDESKIREVANAGMGRPDVLAFWFGESDEVTPDFIREAAIESIRQGETFYAHNLGLPELREAVAGYTSRLHGPVGAERIAITSGGVNALMLAVQMLVDAGDDVVAVIPVWPNLTAQPLILGGKLRRVSLKPEAGAWKLDLDQLLDAVRPGTRLLIVNAPNNPTGWTLSRAEQQALLDHCRRTGTWILADEVYERLYYEPAPNGCAPSFLDIATPEDRLVVVHSFSKSFLMTGWRMGWLVMPASMTHSMGKLIEFNTSCASVFTQRAALVAVRRTDEVTPRVVAHLKHCRDTLVPHLRALPRVELAQPAGGMYAFFKLDGFGDSLALAKRLVAEAGLGIAPGNAFAPEAQGWLRWCFASKDVGRLGQGVERLKGWLAKQG; via the coding sequence ATGCGACAAGCCATCCTGAACCTCGACGAATCCAAGATCCGCGAGGTCGCCAATGCGGGCATGGGCCGCCCGGACGTGCTGGCCTTCTGGTTCGGTGAGAGCGACGAGGTCACGCCGGACTTCATCCGCGAGGCCGCGATCGAATCGATCCGGCAGGGCGAGACCTTCTACGCGCACAACCTCGGACTGCCCGAGCTGCGCGAGGCCGTCGCCGGCTACACCTCGCGCCTGCACGGGCCGGTGGGCGCCGAGCGCATCGCCATCACCTCCGGCGGCGTCAATGCGCTGATGCTCGCCGTGCAGATGCTGGTCGACGCGGGCGACGACGTGGTGGCCGTGATACCGGTCTGGCCCAACCTCACGGCCCAGCCGCTGATCCTCGGCGGCAAGCTGCGCCGGGTCTCGCTGAAGCCGGAGGCGGGCGCGTGGAAGCTCGACCTGGACCAGCTGCTGGACGCCGTCCGGCCAGGCACCAGGCTGCTCATCGTGAATGCACCGAACAACCCGACCGGTTGGACGCTGTCGCGGGCCGAGCAGCAGGCGCTCCTGGACCATTGCCGGCGCACCGGCACCTGGATCCTGGCGGACGAGGTCTACGAGCGGCTGTACTACGAGCCCGCGCCGAACGGCTGCGCGCCCAGCTTCCTCGACATCGCCACGCCGGAAGACCGGCTGGTGGTGGTGCACAGCTTCTCCAAGAGCTTCCTGATGACCGGCTGGCGCATGGGCTGGCTGGTGATGCCGGCATCGATGACGCATTCGATGGGCAAGCTCATCGAGTTCAACACCTCGTGCGCGAGCGTGTTCACGCAACGCGCGGCGCTGGTGGCGGTGCGGAGGACCGACGAGGTGACGCCGAGGGTCGTCGCGCACCTGAAGCACTGCCGCGACACGCTGGTGCCGCACCTGCGGGCGCTGCCGAGGGTGGAGCTGGCACAGCCGGCGGGGGGCATGTATGCCTTCTTCAAGCTCGACGGTTTCGGCGATTCGCTCGCGTTGGCCAAGCGGCTGGTCGCGGAAGCGGGGCTTGGCATCGCCCCGGGGAATGCATTTGCGCCGGAAGCGCAGGGGTGGCTGCGCTGGTGTTTCGCGTCCAAGGACGTGGGGCGGCTGGGGCAGGGCGTCGAGCGGCTGAAGGGCTGGCTGGCGAAGCAGGGCTGA
- the tpiA gene encoding triose-phosphate isomerase, giving the protein MPKKKLIAGNWKMNGSIAANDALVRAVIAGMKDAACQVAVCVPAPYLAQVQMLRHGTALELGAQDVSRHEQGAYTGEWSATMLKEFGVRYAIVGHSERRQYHHESDQDVADKAKAALAHGITPIVCVGETLAEREAGQTELVVKRQLAAVIHTNGHCISEIVVAYEPVWAIGTGKTATPEQAQQVHAVLRAQLHAASTRDDRVPILYGGSMNAANAASLLAQPDIDGGLIGGASLKAPDFLQIIAAAR; this is encoded by the coding sequence ATGCCCAAGAAGAAGCTGATCGCCGGCAACTGGAAGATGAACGGCAGCATCGCGGCCAACGACGCGCTGGTGCGCGCCGTCATCGCCGGAATGAAGGATGCCGCCTGCCAGGTGGCCGTCTGCGTGCCCGCGCCCTACCTGGCGCAGGTGCAGATGCTGCGGCACGGCACCGCGCTGGAACTCGGCGCGCAGGACGTGTCCAGGCACGAGCAGGGCGCTTACACCGGCGAGTGGTCCGCCACGATGCTCAAGGAATTCGGCGTGCGCTACGCCATCGTCGGCCATTCGGAGCGGCGCCAGTACCACCACGAGTCGGACCAGGACGTGGCCGACAAGGCCAAGGCGGCGCTGGCCCACGGCATCACGCCGATCGTCTGCGTGGGCGAGACGCTGGCCGAGCGCGAAGCCGGACAGACCGAGCTCGTGGTCAAGCGGCAGCTGGCCGCCGTGATCCACACCAACGGCCATTGCATCAGCGAGATCGTGGTGGCCTACGAGCCGGTCTGGGCCATCGGCACCGGCAAGACCGCCACGCCCGAGCAGGCGCAGCAGGTGCACGCCGTGCTGCGCGCGCAACTGCATGCCGCGAGCACGCGCGACGACCGCGTGCCCATCCTCTACGGCGGCAGCATGAACGCGGCCAACGCCGCCAGCCTGCTGGCCCAGCCGGACATCGACGGCGGGCTCATCGGTGGCGCCTCGCTCAAGGCTCCCGATTTCCTGCAGATCATCGCCGCGGCGCGCTGA
- the rpsO gene encoding 30S ribosomal protein S15, which yields MSALNKAEIVAAHSRGTNDTGSPEVQVALLTARINELTPHFKTHAKDHHGRRGLLRMVNRRKSLLAYLKDNDAERYTALIGKLGLRK from the coding sequence ATGTCCGCCCTCAACAAGGCCGAGATCGTCGCTGCGCACTCGCGCGGCACCAACGACACCGGCAGCCCCGAAGTCCAGGTCGCCCTGCTGACCGCCCGGATCAACGAGCTGACGCCCCACTTCAAGACCCACGCCAAGGACCACCACGGCCGCCGCGGCCTGCTGCGCATGGTGAACCGCCGCAAGAGCCTGCTGGCGTACCTGAAGGACAACGACGCCGAGCGCTACACGGCGCTGATCGGCAAGCTGGGCCTGCGCAAGTAA
- the pnp gene encoding polyribonucleotide nucleotidyltransferase encodes MSIFNKITKTFQWGQHTVTMETGELARQSGGAVLVNMDDTVVLATVVASKSAKPGQDFFPLTVDYIEKTYAAGKIPGSFFKREAKPSELETLTSRLIDRPIRPLFPEGFFNEVHVVIHTLSLNPEVDADIAAMIGVSAALAISGIPFAGPIGAARVGYINGEYVLNPGQTQRKESQLDLVVAGTESAVLMVESEAQQLPEEIMLGAVVFGHEQGNIAINAIHDLVREGGKPVWDWQPPARDEAFIGRVEQLAEEKLRAAYQIRSKQARTQALREANAAVHAALAEQGVQFDAVKVDELLFNVESRIVRSQILAGEPRIDGRDTRTVRPIEIRNGVLPRTHGSALFTRGETQALVVTTLGTERDAQRIDALAGEFEDRFLFHYNMPPFATGEVGRMGSTKRREVGHGRLAKRALIACLPTKEEFPYTIRVVSEITESNGSSSMASVCGGCLSMMDAGVPMKAHVAGIAMGLIKEGNRFAVLTDILGDEDHLGDMDFKVAGTTNGITALQMDIKIQGITKEIMQVALAQAKEARMHILGKMQEAMGEAKAEISSFAPKLYTMKINPEKIRDVIGKGGSVIRGLTDETGCQINIEEDGTITIAATDAAKADEARKRIEQITAEVEIGKTYEGPITKLLDFGALVNLLPGKDGLLHISQIAHERVEKVADYLSEGQIVRVKVLETDDKGRVKLSMKALLERPPGMEDQPPRERRDRGDRPPRGDRGDHRGDRHEGGDRPPRDPQPQATLDPQE; translated from the coding sequence ATGAGCATCTTCAACAAGATCACCAAGACCTTCCAGTGGGGCCAGCACACGGTCACCATGGAAACCGGCGAACTCGCCCGCCAGTCCGGCGGCGCCGTGCTGGTCAACATGGACGACACCGTGGTGCTCGCCACCGTGGTCGCGTCCAAGAGCGCCAAGCCCGGCCAGGACTTCTTCCCGCTGACCGTCGACTACATCGAGAAGACGTACGCGGCCGGCAAGATCCCCGGCAGCTTCTTCAAGCGCGAGGCCAAGCCCAGCGAACTCGAGACGCTGACCAGCCGCCTGATCGACCGCCCGATCCGTCCGCTGTTCCCCGAAGGCTTCTTCAACGAAGTGCATGTGGTGATCCACACGCTGTCGCTGAACCCTGAGGTCGACGCCGACATCGCCGCGATGATCGGCGTCAGCGCCGCGCTGGCCATCTCCGGCATCCCCTTCGCCGGCCCCATCGGCGCCGCGCGCGTGGGCTACATCAACGGTGAATACGTCCTGAACCCCGGCCAGACCCAGCGCAAGGAATCGCAGCTGGACCTGGTGGTCGCCGGCACCGAATCCGCCGTGCTGATGGTGGAGTCCGAGGCGCAGCAGCTGCCCGAGGAAATCATGCTGGGCGCCGTGGTGTTCGGCCACGAGCAGGGCAACATCGCCATCAACGCCATCCATGACCTCGTGCGCGAAGGCGGCAAGCCGGTGTGGGACTGGCAGCCGCCGGCTCGCGACGAGGCCTTCATCGGCCGTGTCGAGCAGCTGGCCGAAGAGAAGCTGCGTGCCGCCTACCAGATCCGCAGCAAGCAGGCCCGCACCCAGGCGCTGCGCGAGGCCAATGCCGCCGTGCATGCCGCGCTGGCGGAGCAGGGCGTGCAGTTCGACGCGGTCAAGGTCGACGAGCTGCTGTTCAACGTCGAATCGCGCATCGTGCGCAGCCAGATCCTGGCCGGCGAGCCGCGCATCGACGGCCGCGACACGCGCACCGTGCGCCCGATCGAGATCCGCAACGGCGTGCTGCCCCGCACCCACGGCTCCGCGCTGTTCACACGCGGCGAGACGCAGGCCCTGGTGGTCACGACGCTCGGCACCGAGCGCGACGCGCAGCGCATCGACGCGCTGGCCGGCGAGTTCGAGGACCGCTTCCTGTTCCACTACAACATGCCTCCCTTCGCCACCGGCGAAGTGGGCCGCATGGGCAGCACCAAGCGCCGCGAAGTGGGCCACGGCCGCCTGGCCAAGCGGGCGCTCATCGCCTGCCTGCCGACCAAGGAAGAGTTCCCCTACACGATCCGCGTGGTGTCGGAGATCACCGAGTCCAACGGCTCCTCGTCGATGGCTTCGGTCTGTGGCGGCTGCCTGTCGATGATGGACGCCGGCGTGCCGATGAAGGCGCACGTGGCGGGCATCGCCATGGGCCTGATCAAGGAAGGCAACCGCTTCGCAGTGCTGACCGACATCCTGGGCGACGAGGACCACCTCGGCGACATGGACTTCAAGGTGGCCGGCACGACCAACGGCATCACCGCCCTGCAGATGGACATCAAGATCCAGGGCATCACCAAGGAGATCATGCAGGTCGCCCTGGCGCAGGCCAAGGAAGCGCGCATGCACATCCTGGGCAAGATGCAGGAAGCGATGGGCGAGGCCAAGGCCGAGATCAGCAGCTTCGCGCCCAAGCTCTACACGATGAAGATCAACCCCGAGAAGATCCGCGACGTGATCGGCAAGGGCGGCTCCGTGATCCGGGGGCTGACCGACGAGACCGGCTGCCAGATCAACATCGAGGAGGACGGCACGATCACCATCGCCGCCACCGACGCCGCCAAGGCCGACGAGGCCAGGAAGCGCATCGAGCAGATCACGGCGGAAGTCGAGATCGGCAAGACCTACGAAGGCCCGATCACCAAGCTGCTGGACTTCGGCGCGCTGGTCAACCTGCTCCCGGGCAAGGACGGCCTGCTGCACATCAGCCAGATCGCGCACGAGCGTGTCGAGAAGGTCGCCGACTACCTGAGCGAAGGCCAGATCGTCCGCGTGAAGGTGCTCGAGACCGACGACAAGGGCCGCGTCAAGCTGTCCATGAAGGCGCTGCTCGAGCGCCCGCCGGGCATGGAAGACCAGCCCCCGCGCGAGCGCCGCGACCGCGGCGACCGTCCGCCGCGCGGTGACCGTGGCGACCACCGCGGCGACCGGCACGAGGGCGGCGACCGTCCCCCGCGCGATCCGCAGCCGCAAGCCACGCTGGACCCGCAGGAGTGA
- a CDS encoding Hsp20/alpha crystallin family protein, with translation MFFAPVVRSRAAAPAFRSFDRSFERFVNDAFFGSGVSGFQLEQDDKAWTVTLDMPGVAREDLSINIEGAIVRIETKGEAKRQYKAAYELPQEIDVDATTARLEYGVLTLTLAKKQPVSNARQIEVK, from the coding sequence ATGTTCTTCGCACCCGTTGTCCGCAGCCGCGCCGCCGCGCCGGCTTTCCGCTCGTTCGACCGCAGCTTCGAGCGCTTCGTCAACGACGCCTTCTTCGGCTCCGGTGTCTCCGGCTTCCAGCTGGAACAGGACGACAAGGCCTGGACCGTGACGCTGGACATGCCCGGTGTCGCGCGTGAAGACCTGTCGATCAACATCGAAGGCGCCATCGTGCGCATCGAGACCAAGGGCGAAGCGAAGCGGCAGTACAAGGCCGCCTACGAGCTGCCCCAGGAGATCGATGTCGACGCCACCACGGCCAGGCTCGAGTACGGCGTGCTGACGCTCACGCTGGCGAAGAAGCAGCCGGTGAGCAACGCGCGCCAGATCGAGGTGAAGTGA
- a CDS encoding NAD(P)H-quinone oxidoreductase has protein sequence MKAVDITRPGAPEVLRLGERPDPVAGPGEVLVRVKASGVNRPDVLQRAGHYPPPPGASDLPGLEIAGDIVSGDAQAMAQAGLKVGQRVCALVAGGGYAQLCVAPVGQCLPVPDGLSDVEAASLPETFFTVWSNVFDRGRLQRGETLLVQGGTSGIGVTAIQMAKAFGARVIATAGSDEKCDACLKLGADHAINYRTQDFVEEAKKLTGGRGVDVVLDMVAGSYVAREVECLAEDGRLVIIAVQGGVKAEFNAGLVLRRRLVITGSTLRPRPVAFKTAIAASLREKVWPLIASRAIRPVIHKTFAAADAAQAHELMESNQHIGKIVLTW, from the coding sequence ATGAAAGCCGTCGACATCACCCGGCCCGGAGCGCCCGAGGTCCTGCGCCTGGGCGAGCGTCCCGACCCCGTCGCGGGGCCGGGAGAGGTGCTCGTGCGCGTGAAGGCGAGTGGGGTCAACCGGCCCGACGTGCTGCAGCGTGCAGGCCACTACCCGCCCCCGCCGGGCGCTTCGGACCTCCCGGGCCTCGAGATCGCGGGCGATATCGTTTCCGGCGATGCACAGGCCATGGCCCAGGCCGGCCTGAAGGTCGGCCAGCGGGTGTGCGCCCTCGTCGCGGGTGGCGGTTATGCGCAGTTGTGCGTGGCGCCGGTCGGCCAGTGCCTGCCGGTGCCCGACGGCCTGAGCGATGTCGAGGCCGCTTCGCTGCCGGAGACGTTCTTCACCGTGTGGAGCAACGTGTTCGACCGCGGACGGCTGCAACGGGGGGAGACCCTGCTCGTTCAGGGCGGCACCAGCGGCATCGGCGTGACGGCGATCCAGATGGCCAAGGCTTTCGGCGCGCGTGTCATCGCCACCGCCGGCAGCGACGAAAAGTGCGACGCCTGCCTCAAGCTCGGCGCCGACCACGCCATCAACTACCGCACGCAGGACTTCGTCGAAGAAGCGAAGAAGCTGACCGGCGGCAGGGGCGTGGACGTGGTGCTCGACATGGTCGCGGGCTCGTACGTCGCGCGCGAGGTCGAGTGCCTCGCGGAAGATGGCCGGCTGGTCATCATCGCCGTGCAGGGCGGCGTGAAGGCGGAGTTCAACGCGGGGCTGGTGTTGCGCCGCCGGCTGGTGATCACCGGCTCGACCCTTCGCCCGCGGCCCGTCGCCTTCAAGACCGCCATCGCCGCCTCGCTGCGCGAGAAGGTGTGGCCTCTGATCGCGTCGCGCGCGATCCGACCCGTGATCCACAAGACCTTCGCGGCGGCCGATGCCGCGCAGGCCCACGAGTTGATGGAATCGAACCAGCACATCGGCAAGATCGTGCTGACCTGGTGA